In one window of Dissulfurirhabdus thermomarina DNA:
- a CDS encoding PilZ domain-containing protein, giving the protein MKAERRSAARVPGTVTVTLQLRRGENGAPVAGPVGARITDFARKGAGLEAAQVRLGTYHVFYSPQDDPSLVLHLELAEGPGDDDNFALPVQVLWMDRNDEDDDFPFRLGVAFLLPKDDPRILRLEKLVLAP; this is encoded by the coding sequence ATGAAGGCTGAGCGACGAAGCGCCGCCCGGGTTCCGGGTACCGTCACCGTGACCCTCCAGTTGCGGCGGGGGGAGAACGGGGCGCCGGTGGCCGGGCCCGTCGGCGCCCGGATCACGGACTTCGCCCGGAAGGGCGCCGGGCTCGAGGCCGCCCAGGTCCGGCTCGGAACCTACCACGTCTTCTATTCCCCCCAAGACGACCCCTCCCTGGTCCTCCACCTCGAGCTGGCGGAGGGGCCCGGCGACGACGACAACTTCGCCCTCCCCGTGCAGGTCCTCTGGATGGACCGCAACGACGAAGACGACGACTTCCCCTTCCGCCTCGGGGTGGCTTTCCTCCTGCCCAAGGACGACCCCCGCATCCTCCGCCTCGAAAAGCTCGTCCTGGCCCCCTGA
- the hpt gene encoding hypoxanthine phosphoribosyltransferase, which produces MHQDADELEELISPDRIRARVRELGDEISRDYEGRPLVVVGILKGAFIFMADLVRHIRGPLVVDFVRLASYGSGTRSTGEVHITKDIEVDVEDRDVLVVEDIVDTGTTLRYLEEVLKLHKPRSVRICCLIDKKERRETDVSVHYVGFDVPRGFLVGYGLDFDEHYRHLPGIYRLRPGYHPEGFRPSEK; this is translated from the coding sequence ATCCACCAGGACGCCGACGAACTCGAAGAACTCATCTCGCCCGACCGGATCCGGGCCCGCGTGCGCGAGCTGGGGGACGAGATCTCCCGCGACTACGAGGGCCGTCCCCTGGTGGTGGTGGGGATCCTCAAGGGGGCCTTCATCTTCATGGCCGACCTCGTCCGCCACATCCGGGGCCCCCTGGTGGTGGACTTCGTCCGGCTGGCCAGCTACGGCTCCGGGACCCGGTCCACGGGCGAGGTCCATATCACCAAGGACATCGAGGTGGACGTGGAGGACCGGGACGTCCTCGTGGTGGAGGACATCGTGGACACCGGCACCACGCTGCGCTACCTTGAAGAGGTCCTCAAGCTGCACAAGCCGCGGTCGGTGCGCATCTGCTGCCTGATCGACAAGAAGGAACGGCGCGAGACCGATGTCTCGGTCCACTACGTCGGTTTCGACGTCCCCCGGGGTTTCCTCGTGGGCTACGGCTTGGACTTCGACGAGCACTATCGCCATCTTCCCGGGATCTACCGGCTCCGGCCCGGGTACCACCCGGAAGGCTTCCGGCCTTCCGAGAAATGA
- a CDS encoding FmdB family zinc ribbon protein, with protein sequence MPIYEFACRKCGQKFETFVLSFRDLKEVCCPHCGSEKVQKVMSAFSRCASSGLGGGCGGGSTSRFT encoded by the coding sequence ATGCCCATCTACGAGTTCGCCTGCCGCAAGTGCGGCCAGAAGTTCGAGACCTTCGTCCTCTCCTTCAGGGACCTCAAGGAGGTCTGCTGCCCCCACTGCGGGAGCGAGAAGGTCCAGAAGGTCATGTCGGCCTTCAGCCGATGTGCCTCTTCCGGCCTCGGCGGGGGGTGCGGCGGCGGTAGCACCTCCCGCTTCACCTGA